The window GACATCGCCAACTACCTGCGCCTCGCGACCGAGACGGTCAGCCGCATACTCGCGCGTTTTCAGAAAAGCGGGCTGTTGCGTGCCAATCGCCGGCAGATCACCCTGCTGAATCCGGAGGGTCTGTACGCAATCGCCGAGTGCATGAACCCCTATTCCAGGTGCGGGATCAATCGCCACCGGCCGGAATCAGGGACCACCCGCCGCTGAATCAGGCGCGGTCAGGAGCAAGACATGGTCAACGAGCGGGACGTAATCATCATCGGCGCAGGACCGGCTGGCCTGTCACTCGCGATTTCACTGGCGGATGCGGGCTTCGGCGTGACGGTCGTCGAGAAGCTGCCGCGTGCCGTCCTGGCCGACCCGCCGGCCGATGGCCGGGAGATCGCACTCACTCACCGCGCCGCCGACATCCTGCAGTCGCTGGGAATGTGGCAGCACTATCCTGCCGGAGACGTTTCGCCGATCCGCGAGGCCCGGGTGCTCGATGGCAAGTCACCGCACTTTCTGGGTTTTGACACGCGTGGCACGCAGCAGACCGAACTGGGCTACCTGGTGGCGAATAACGTGATCCGCAAAGCCGCCTTCGAGGTGGCGTCGTCCATGCCTTCGATCGAGATCATCAGCGATGCGGCGGTCAGCGGCGTGGCGACGACTGCAGATGCGGCTGAAGTGCGCCTGGCTGACGGGCGGAACCTGGAGGCTCCGCTGATGGTCGCCGCCGACAGCCGGTTTTCAGACGCGCGGCGCCGCATGGGCATCGGCGCGGACATGCGTGACTTCGGGCGCACCGTGATTGTCTGTCGCCTGTCCCACGAATTGCCGCACAACGGGATCGCGCACGAATGTTTCCACTATGGCCGTACTCTCGCGGTGTTGCCGCTCAATGGTCTGGTGTCTTCGGCGGTCATCACGCTGTCGGCCGACCAGAGCAATGCCATGATGCAGATGCCGGTCCCGGAATTCGAAAAGCTGGTCACCGAGCAGTTCGAATCCCGGCTCGGCCCGATGCGGCTGGTCGGCGAACGGCACAGCTATCCGCTGGTCGCGGTATATGCGCAGCGCTTTGTTGCCCATCGCTTCGCGCTGCTTGGCGACGCCGCGGTCGGCATGCACCCGGTTACCGCACACGGCTTCAATTGCGGCCTCTACGGGGTGGCGTCGCTGACCCGGGCCCTGCGCGGTGCGCGCGCCGCCGGCCGGGATATCGGCAGCATGTCGGTGCTGACTCGCTACCAGTCCGAGCACCGGCGGGCGACCCGGCCGATCTATCTGGGCACCAATGTGCTCGTCGGCCTGTTCACCGACGACCAGATGCCGGCGCGCTTTGTCAGGTCGGCCGTGCTGCGTCTCGCCAACCGGTTGCCGCCCCTGAAAGCCGGAATTACCCGTCAATTGACCGGCCGGGCCTGACCGCTATTCGGACAACCTATCGAGTCGCGATTTGCTTGGCGGCCACAATCAGCGAATTACTGTCGCTTGTAATGTAGCCGTCCGTAAGTTCCACTATAGACAAGCGCTTGACTTGCCTTCGTAGTGTCGGCACGTTGTACTAACTTTATATCCACTTGGCGGAAGCAATGCTTTGTGTTGCACTCGCGCTACAGTTATTGTTCCTAAAGAGAGGGGGAAACCCGCATGAAACCGATCGATTATTTCAACAAGCCCTTATTGGGCCTTGCCGCAGCGGGCATCACCCTGCTCGCGCAGCCTGCAATGGCAATCCCCGAAGAGATTGTCGTTACCGCTCGTAAATATGAGGAAAGCATCCAGGAAATTCCAATTGCAGTGAGCGCATTCACTGCGCAGAACATCGAACAGCTCAATCTGAAGAGCATCGACGATATCGCGAAGTTCACGCCGGGCTTCTCGTTCACCTCCGGCTTTGGCCGTCAACCGGGCTCGGATCGTCCGTCATTGCGCGGTATCACGACTGTCGTCAACGGCGTCGCCAACAGCTCTGCTGTCGGGTATTTCGTCGATGGCATCTATCTGTCCGGCTCACCGCAGGCGACCGAGCTCTCCAACCTGGAGCGGGTGGAAATCATCAAGGGTCCGCAGGCCGCACAGTTTGGCCGTGGCACCTATGCTGGCGCGATCAACTACATCACCCGCAAGCCCTCGCTTGACGGACTCGAGGGTGGCGCCACCATCACCGGCGCGGAACACGACACCCAGGAGTACTCTGGCTGGCTGAGCGGACCACTCATCGACAATCAACTCGCTTACTACCTCAGCGCGGGCTACGACACCTACGGCGGTGAGTTCACCAACCAGGCCTATGGTGACAAGCTGGGCGGCACAGAGACCAAGAACATCACTGCCAAGCTGCTATGGACGCCGCTGGATGGCCTTGAGATCACCCTGAAGGGTGGCATGCAGCGCACCGACGACGACCATTTCGCGATTTACCTGCAGCCCAGGACGCTGAACAATTGCTACCCCAGAACCGCGACCACGCCACGCGCCCGCGGTTACTACTGTGGTACCGCCGTTCTCGACGAAAACAACATCAACCTCGCGACCGGGTTGCTGGAAGGTGCCGACGGTGGCATGTCGGGTGCCGAAATCGATCGCGATCTGGCGAGTCTGGCCATCGAGTACACCGGTCCAAGCGGCTACACGTTTACCAGCACCACGGGCTACATCGCGGACAAGGTCAATACGGGCTTTGACAATTCCTACGCCAACTATGACCCCGTCCCCTTTGGCGCGTCGGCTGGCAGCTTTTACCAGCTGGATGAGGACAAGTCGGAGACCTTTACCCAGGAGCTGCGTGTCACTACGCCACAGGATGCGCGGGTTCGCGGTACGTTTGGCTTCTACTTCCTGGATATCAAGGCATGGGAAGTCTACAACCGCAAAGTTCTGTCCAGTGGCGTGTCAGCACTGCAGACGATCGCCAATCTGACCACGCAGAGGGTGCAGAATCGCGCCGTATTCGGTGGCATCGATGTGGATATCAACGACCGCCTCACGGTAGGCCTGGAAGGTCGTTACTCGAGCGATGACGTCGAGGTCTCCAATGTCGTCAATGACGGCACCGGCACTATTGATCCCTGCGCAGGCAGTTCGAGCTGCCAGAAGACTTTCACCAGCTTTACGCCGCGTCTGACCGCACGTTACCGGTACAGCGACGATGTCAATCTCTATGCCAACATCGCCCGCGGCACCAAGCCCGGTGACTTCAATGCGACGCTGCCGAACGATCCGGTTTCCGGGTTGCCCGATGAGAGCTTCCGTGCCGTCGATGAAGAGACCATGTGGAGCTATGAGATCGGTGCCAAGACCGAGTGGCTCGATCGTCGCCTGATCGCGAATTTCGCGGTCTACTTCAACGACGTGGAAGACCAGCAGCTGACGACCAACATCGAAGGTCCGGGCGGCGTGCCCCAGTCGGTGCTTGCAAACGTGGGCAAGACCGAAGTCTGGGGTGCAGAACTCGAGACCAACTTCGCCATCACCGACAACTGGACTGCCGGGTTCATCTACGCCTGGACTCACTCCGAGATCAAGGAGCGGATCAGCACTGACCAGGCCGATCTGGTGGGCAATGTCACCGGCTTTACGACACTCAGCAATTACTACAACGAGTTCGGTGACGTATCCGGCAAGCAGTCCCCGCGTGTACCGGAGAACCAGTTCGCGCTGTTCACCCGCTATGACATACCGTTCAGCTGGGGCAGCATGTTCGTCGGTGCGGACTACACCTTCGAGGAGTCGAAGTATTCACAGGAGCACAACCTTATCGAGACGGGAGACCGCAATCTGCTCGGCGCGCGCATCGGCGCCAACTGGCAGAACTGGCAGCTTACCGCCTGGGTCAAGAACCTGACGGACGATGACACCCCGCTGGATATCCTGCGGTACATCGACCGGCAGGCGTCCTCCGGCGGCGCACTGCCCAGCTGTACCGCCTCCGGCGGAACGGCCGCACAATGCGTCTCGACCTCGACCAGCGGTCGCGGATTCGGCCTGACCCTGCAACCCGGCCGGCAGGTCGGTGCAACGCTCAGCTACAAGTTCGGCGGTGCCCAGTAACGGTCACCTGGCCAGAGCGACGACAATAAAAAGGGCGGTGGATCGTGAGATCCACCGCCCTTTTCTTTTCAGGCGACCTTTTCAGAGCGCCATCAGTCGGTGACGACGCCCGTGCGACCACGCAGCCAGCGCTGGTAGACCGCATAGCCTTCACCGAGCGTCGTATCGAAGTAGTAGATCTGCTCGGGCTTGATGCGGATAAGGTCGAAGCGACGCAGGGCCCGCTCCTTCTTCACACGCACCAGGTTGTACTTGTCGACGGCAACACTGAAACGCGGATCAGACGAGGGAATCACCTCCGCCGTACCATTGATTTGCGTACTGCGCCACAGCTTGGGACCCCCTTCAGCGATGCTCCAGCCCGCAAAGTGCACCGCACTGATGTTCGGGTTCTTGCGGATCTGCAGCAGCTTCTCGGTACCGATCTCGGAAACGACGTAGAGGACCTTCTCGTCCTTGTCGAGCACCATGTCGACCGTGGTCGCCAGCGGCTTGTTGTTGATGGCGGTGGTCAGCGCGAACCGCTCGCGGCCCGGCAGAAACTCGACGATCTTCTCCCAGATCTTTTCCTGGGGGAGCTGCATCGAACTGCGCGCCATCTGCCGGGTGGCGGAAGCGACGGTATCAATGGTGAAGTCCACATCGTGGCACTCGGCACAGGTCATGCCCTGCGGGAAAGCGCGATGCTTCTTGTTCATGAAGTCGTTCGCGGTGATCGGCGGTCCCGGGATGATGACCGCATCGATGCCGCGTTCGCCGCCGCCCACATTGACGCCCGCAGCCGGCTTCTGTTCCGCCTTGGCGGGCTCCGCCGCCTGCAGCAGCGTCGTACTGAGTGCAAACGGCACAGCGGCAGCTGCCGCGATGCCGATCAGCAGGGATTGTCGTTTCTTCATTGCAATTACCTCGTCGCGTGTATGTTCAACATTCAAGAAAATCCGGTGCCAGCCCGAGTTCGCATGAGTCAGGGTGCAGCCGTCCGGGCGGGTAGATCCTGCATCGCCAGCGCGACGGCCCGGGCTACCGCATCCGCCTCCAGGCTGCCCTTCTGCATGCTTCCCGCGATGGAGCCAAACCACAACTCGCGGTTTGCCGCAGCGTCCACTACATGGATGACCAGCCGCCCTTCGCGATAGCTTTGTACGCTCGGACTGCCGACATTGACCGAACCACCCACATTGCTGCCAAAGCTGCCGACACCGATGCCGATGCGGAACGGACTGGATTTCAGGCGTTCGTCAGCCGCGGTCTCGTAAGCGATCCACAGGTCGGGATCATCTTTTGCTTCCGTATATCCGCGGCGGGTCATTTCGGTACGGATGGCCTCACGGATATTGGAATCCAGCAGTCGCATGGGTTCTTCGCTGCCGGCGGCGGGCGGAGGCTGCCAGCCGAAGGTACGGTAGGCAGCGAAGTTGGCGTCTGGTGCGGTCTGTGACGCGCGCTCGGGCGACGAGGGACTGGTGCAGCCCCCAGCCAGCAGGGCGCTGACGATCAGGGCCAGGCTGGAAGCAGACTTGATGCGCATGAAGGACCTCGCCTGTTATAAACACTGTATTGACAGTAGAAAAACTAACTCATTGTTTACTTTTATGTTGTTAGCGGCGCAACCTGGGCAGCAATTCCTTGCCGATGATGTGCAGCGACTTCTCCGGCTCATCGTGCAGACGCAGCGCATTCTCGGTCATGCCGGCTGCGGCGAAGGCCTTGATGCGCTCCACATGCCGGTCCAGATCACTCAGATCGCCGGCCAGGCTCAGGCCTTCGACCAGCTTGGCGACGATCTCCGGCGCCACGCCCTTGATCTCGCCAGCCTTGGTGCGGAACGCGGTGAGGAATGCGTCCTTGTTGTCATGGACGACCTTCGCTTCCTCGGGCGTCAGGAAGGGTTCGTACCAGGCCTCCTCCAGCCAGCCACGGACCATGAGTTCGCGGCGCGCCTCACGGAATGAGGCTTCACGGTCTTCCTTGATATGGAAGGCGCAGAAGTTGTTGACGCGGAAATCGGCAGCGCTGCGGCCATGCCGGGCCAGCCCCTCGCGAACGTCGCCCATGCACTTCGGCAACATCGGCAGGATCATGTCGCTGAACATGGTGCCATCGGCAAACCGCGTCGCCATATCGAGCATCTTCGGACCGGTGGCACCCGCGTAGATGATCGGTGGCGTGCCCTTTACCCAGGTCGAGCGGAAATAGCGCGACTTGTAGACCTCGCCATCCCACACCACCACATCGCCGCGTACCGCGCGCTTTGCCATCGCCACCGCTTCGCCAAGGCCCTTTACGCGTTTGCCGTAAGGCTTGTTGAGGACGCCGGGCCATTCCCCGCCACCGCCGATCACCACCATGCCACGGCCATTGGAGTACTCGTTCAGCGTCGCAACCGCGTTGGCAATCTTCAGCGGATGCATCTCGTAGGGACTGATGACGACGGCACCGAGCATGATCTTTTTCGTGGCTGTTGCCGCCGGCATGAGGCACATGAAGGCATCGCGCGCATTGGCGTAGTTCTGCGTCCAGAGGCCGCGTATGCCGTAGCTCTCGGCAATCGCGGCCAGCTCCGCAACCCGTGCGGGCGTGACGTCCGCTTCAAGAATGATGTCGATTTCCACTAGAGCTCCCTTGTACTTCAGTCAGTTTGAAATCAGCGGACCTTCAGGTCCGTCCGCGCTTCGATCGGCGAAATGATGTCGCGCTTGCGAAACGGCGCCATTGCGAAACGCAGCGCAGCCTTGCGCGGCGTCAGCCACTCGATGCATGCGCCCTGTTTGCAGTTTGCCAGCGCCTGGGCAGCCAGCCACGGCGTTACGGTTTCGACCGTATCGCCAAGGATATTCATGACCCGCTTGGCCTTCGCCCACTCCTGCGGATCCTTGCTCTTCGACGAATAGATCAGCAGGTCGGTCGGCACCATGCCGGGACTCAGTGCGCCGATCAGTACCGGCGAATCCTTGTATTCCTTTGCCAGGGACCGGGTCAGATAGCGCAGTGCATACTTGCTGCTGCCGTAGACCGTCAGGCCCGGCGACATCATGCCGTTGCTGCCGAAGCCTTCAAAAGTATAGATCTTGCCGCTGCCCTGGCGCAGCATTCCGGCGAGTGCGACCTTGGTACCGTAAATCGTGCCGAGCAGATTGGTTTCAATGGTGGCGGCGATCTGCTCCGCAGGCAGATCCGCGAGCAGTGCGCGGTCCGTCGCGACTGCGGCATTGCTGATCCAGACATCGACACGGGCAAAGCGCGCGACAGCCGCGTCCCAAACCGCCTGCAGCGAGGCCATGTCGCGTACGTCGCAGACGCCGCCCAGCACCTCGGCGGGGCTGCCCAGCTCCGTGGTTGCGGCATCGACGGCGGCCTGACTGCGGCCAGTCACCACCACCCGGTGGCCGAGTTTCAGGAATTCACGGGCGAGACCTTTGCCGATACCCCGGGTACTGCCCGTGATGACGATCGTTTGCATGCGTCTTCTTCATTCAGGGAGAAAGAAGACCATTCTAGGCCAGTTGGCGATCTAGGCGAGCTGCAGGATTTCCACCGCCGCACGCTCGCCTGACTCCATTGCGCCTTCCATGCCCATCATGGTTGCCGCCGTATGATCGCCAGCGAAATGAATACGGCCATGTGCCTCTGCAACAACATTGCCGAAGCGGGCAATCTGGCCCGGCGTCCGGTACATGTTGTGGCCGCGTGTCCACGGGTAAGCAGACCAGTTCACCACCGCCGTGGCTTCCACGCGCCCGACGGTGCTTGGCCGCGCTTCATTCAGTGCTTTGGTAGCTGCCCGCATCACATCCGCGTCGTTCATCTTCAGCCACGGTGAACGCGGACTGCGGACGTTCATCCAGACATATTCGCCCTGCTCTGACTTGAAATGGAACAGGCGACCCATCGGTTGATTGGTCCACAGCGACCCCGGCAGCCCGTCCACTTTCCAGTAGGGCTCCTTGACGGCGAAAAACACGTTGACCATGTTGTCGTAGGGAATCTCGCGCACGGCTGCCGCCTGCAGGGCCGGAAGCGCCGGCTCGATGGCGATCTCGCGCAGCAGCGGCAGCGGTACGGCGACGACCACCCGGCCGGCACGATAACGGCGGCCGGCTTTGGTCCTGACTTCGACGCCGTTCTTGTCAGCGCGGATCGCCGTGACATGCGCATTGAAGGCGATCTCCCGCTTGAACTGCCTGGCCATGCTTTCCGGCAGGCGACTGCTGCCCGTGGCGATGCGCTTCAGGCCATCCATGCCACCCATCGCGTCCTGAAAACGGAACAGGCGATGCTGCCACAGCGCTGACAGCGTATTGACGTCACCGGTGGGCGTGTCATTGTCGATGAACCGCAGGGCTGCCTCACTGGCGCCGCAGCTCTTCAGGTAGTCGCCATAGCTGATGTCGAGCGCCGCCATTTCAGGCAACAGCCAGCTGTCGAGACCATTGAGTGGCGAGGGCTGCGGTGCATACATCATCGTCAGCCCGAAGGGCCCCATCAACGGCCCGCCTCCGGTGCGCTCCTTGCCGACCAGCTTGTTGAGCGGCGAGTCGGCCCATGCCGCCATCGACATGGTCGTGTCATCGACCTTCAACGCAAAAGGCAGCTCAACGGTATCGAGCCACTTTTGCATCGGAAAACCGCCCAGCCGGTCGATCATCGACAGGCAGCGCGCATAGCCGGCACCGAATTCGGTACCGCCGGCTTCGGGTCGACCCGGAACCTTGTCGAGCGTCATCACACGCCCGCCAACACGGTTGCTGCCCTCGAGCAGCAGCACACTCATGCCGGCATCCTGCAGCATGAGCGCGGTATTCAGTCCTGCGAGGCCTGCGCCGATGACGATCACATCAGCGTCACGCCGGCTGGCCGCCAGCGCTGCGGTGCCGAGGCCACTGCCGGCGGTGATGACACCGGCAGTGGCTGCGATTTCCTTCAGGACCCGTCGGCGGGTGCGTGTGGCAGTAAGAGTCATGCTGACGGGTCCTTCCTGTCGTTGCTTTACGGGGCGCCGAAACGGTAGTTCACGCGCAGCCCGACCTGGCGCTGATCGGGCTTGATCGGCGTCTGGTTGCCGGGCAGGACGAAGGTGCTCGGCGGGCCATCGGGTGAAAAACTGCCGCCGAAGAATGCAATGCCCTGGTTATAGGTGTTGCGAAACGAGGACTTGATGGTGTCATCCTCAAAGGCATTGTCCACGTAGGCGATGATGTCCCACTGCTTGTTCACGATGCCGAGGCGGAAATCAGCCGTCGTATAGGCGTCGAACTTCACGGTGTTGACCGCATCCTGATAGCGATCATCCTGATAGATCAGGTCGCCCTCGAACAGCCAGTCGGTTTCGCCAACCAGCGACCTGCGGTATGAAAAACCGCCGACGAAAGCGTGCTTGGGCGCATATTCCAGCTCGTTGCCGGACAGATCGACCTGGCAGAAGTCATCATCGACACCGTTGCTGCCCTTGCCCGGATCGGCGACGATCGTGCAGTTGCCTGCATCAGCAATGGTGCCCGGACCCTTGGTCAACAGGGTGAAGTCGTCGTATTCCGTGTTCAGGTAGGTATACGAACCATTCAGCCGCAACGCATCCGTTGCCTGCCAGGCAATGTCCAGTTCAAGGCCATAGACGGTAGCCTTGGATGCATTGACCGGCGCGGCAAACAACAGGCCGGTATCCGGATCCTGTTTCTGCGAAGACACCAGCTTGTCATCGAACTCCTGGTAGAACAGCGAGGTGTTCAGCACCAGTCGCTTGTCCAGCCAGTCGGTCTTGGCGCCAACTTCGTAAACGTTGAGGGTTTCATCATTGAAGCGGCTCGCCGCCGGATCAAAGCCCGTCAGCGCGCCGACGATGCTGATGCCCTTCGGCTTGGTCGCGTTGGCCCATGACAGGTAGTACATCGCATCATCCGATGCCTGCCATTGCAAGGTCACTTTCGGCGAGAAGAAGGTGTCGGTCACCTTGTCAGACAGGGTGCCATACGCCGCTGACAGGGCGGCAGGGAAGTTCGCACACGGCGGGAACGTAAGACCGCGTGAGTCGACCGCCCGTGGAAGGGCACACAGTGGGCCGGTACCGTCGGGATCGCGGCGGTCGGGACCTGTCACCTTGACCTCTTCGTCGGAATAACGGCCCTCGACGATCAGCTTCCAGCGGTCGATGAATTCCCATTCAACCAGTCCGTACACGGACCAGTGATCGGTGTCCTGGCTCCATGGGTCGATATAGCGCAGTGCGTCCGAGCTGATCGCGGCGAGCTGCGGCGCGCAGTTCACGCCCGCTGCGAAGGGCAGTGCCGCATTCGAGATGCAGTTGACGCTGCCATCCTGAACATCCTTGCTTTCAGTCCAGTACAGGGCGCCAACCGTCCACGCCACCGCGCCGTCCGTCGTGGACTGCAGGCGCAGCTCCTGGCTGAACAGGTCGGTTTCATCGCGCAGCCAGAACTCGGCACCGGTGGTCTTGCCCGCCGCCGACACGCTGCCTTCGCGACGCCCGTCCTCGAAACTGAATACATCGCTGGTCGCGAAGTGGGTCAGTGAGGTGAACTTCATCCCGTCGAGGTCCACACCGATGTCGAGGGTATTTCGCCAGATTTCCCGATCGGTGCCCGGGTAATCGGCGCCGGTACGCGGGTCTTCCGACAGCGTGACCGCGAGGTCATCGCCGTCCGGGAGGCTGGTGACCGATGCGATCTGCGTCAGATTGGGATTGATGGCCGGGCCGAGCGGGCCCGCGCCATCCGGATCGGTACGCGCACTCAGCGGAATATCCTTGAGCTCCGTGGGCGTGATCGCCGAATAGGGCGCCTGCTCGATGGTGTCATCCGTGTACTCGGTATGGAAAGTCGCCGAGACCCGGTCATTGATGTTCCAGACGAGGGTGCCGGACACCCCTTCGCCGTCCGCCCCACCGATATCCTGGCCAGTGACGGAATTCTTGTAGAAACCATCGTGGTTCCAGCTCGCCACATTGATACTGCCGAGCAGGGTTTCGCCAAGCAGCGGACCACTGAGGCTGCCCTTTACTTCCAGCTTGCCGTTATCGCCGATATCCGTGCCAACCCGCGCTTCGAAATCCTTCGACGGCTTGCGGGTGATGTAGTTGACCGCACCGGCAAAAGCCGTACGGCCATAAAGGGCGTTCTGCGGACCCTTGACCACCTCGATCCGCTCAAGGTCGAAGAGACGCGGATTCAGGAGCAGGCCACCACCGTTGGTCTGGATCGCCTGTGAAGCAATATCGATACCGTCCACCAGGACGGCGACATTCTGCCGGCCGCGCGAGGGCGCGAGACCACGGATCGTGATCCGCGTGTCCTGCGACGCAAAGCCCTGGTCAAAAATCACGCTGGAGCTGAATTTGCTGACATCGGCAACGTTCGCGATGTTCAGCTTCTCGATATCGCCTGCTGTCAGCACCGATACCGCAACCGGTACCGTCTGCAGGTTTTCCTCCCGCTTGCGGGTACTGACGATGATTTCTTCCAGCGCCGAGGCCATCGGCGCCACCATGATCAATGAAATACCGAGAACACTGCCGCGTAACAGATGACTGCGGAACTTCGTCTGCATTTTGAACCCCCATTTGGATAACCGGCCACGCGCCCTGCGGGCAGCATGACTCACCCCGTGGCGGCGAGAGTATAAACACGGCGCGCGCAGAACCAGCAATTGTTATTCTTGTTCGACAAGCGGCCGTTGTTGCTTGAAGCGGCGCATAAAAGGCGGGGGCGCGATGGAATTCAGACAACTGCAGCATTTTCTGGCGGTCGTCGAGACCGGGAGTTTTCACAAGGCGGCGGCACGCGTCAATATCACGCCACAGGCGATCAGCCGCAGCATCCAGCAACTCGAAAAGGAATGTGGCGGACGCCTGCTCGAGCGCAAAAAGGGCACCCGTCACAGCGTCGGGCCCACCGGATTCGGCCTGATGCTCCTGCCCAGGGCAGAGCGGGCGCTGGCCGAACTCAGGATGTTCCGTGATGAGATCGAGAACGTCATGGGTACCGGTCGCGAAATGGTGAGGCTTGGCGCCACGCCAACCGTGGCGCGCAGCCTGCTGCCCGCTGCCATCCGTTCATTCCGTGCAAAACGGCCGGCGGTCCGGGTGCAGATCATGCGCCAGGTCACGCATATCGTGCTTGAACAGCTCGGCAGCGGCCTCTACGACATTGCAATTTGCGACGAACCGGACGAACGGCTCGACGCCCGCTTCAGCGCCGAGACCCTCTATACCGATCGCAATATCTTTGTCGTCCGCAAGCAGCACCCCTGGGCTGGCGAAGGACGACTCGAACTGAAACGGCTGATTGACGCCGAGTGGGCGATCATCGGGCCTTTCTGTCGTCTGTGGAACGAACTGCGAGACATGTACGCGGCGAGCGGCCTGGCACCACCACGACACAGCATGGAGAGCAACTCGGTGG of the Chromatiales bacterium genome contains:
- the ubiM gene encoding 5-demethoxyubiquinol-8 5-hydroxylase UbiM: MVNERDVIIIGAGPAGLSLAISLADAGFGVTVVEKLPRAVLADPPADGREIALTHRAADILQSLGMWQHYPAGDVSPIREARVLDGKSPHFLGFDTRGTQQTELGYLVANNVIRKAAFEVASSMPSIEIISDAAVSGVATTADAAEVRLADGRNLEAPLMVAADSRFSDARRRMGIGADMRDFGRTVIVCRLSHELPHNGIAHECFHYGRTLAVLPLNGLVSSAVITLSADQSNAMMQMPVPEFEKLVTEQFESRLGPMRLVGERHSYPLVAVYAQRFVAHRFALLGDAAVGMHPVTAHGFNCGLYGVASLTRALRGARAAGRDIGSMSVLTRYQSEHRRATRPIYLGTNVLVGLFTDDQMPARFVRSAVLRLANRLPPLKAGITRQLTGRA
- a CDS encoding TonB-dependent receptor, which codes for MKPIDYFNKPLLGLAAAGITLLAQPAMAIPEEIVVTARKYEESIQEIPIAVSAFTAQNIEQLNLKSIDDIAKFTPGFSFTSGFGRQPGSDRPSLRGITTVVNGVANSSAVGYFVDGIYLSGSPQATELSNLERVEIIKGPQAAQFGRGTYAGAINYITRKPSLDGLEGGATITGAEHDTQEYSGWLSGPLIDNQLAYYLSAGYDTYGGEFTNQAYGDKLGGTETKNITAKLLWTPLDGLEITLKGGMQRTDDDHFAIYLQPRTLNNCYPRTATTPRARGYYCGTAVLDENNINLATGLLEGADGGMSGAEIDRDLASLAIEYTGPSGYTFTSTTGYIADKVNTGFDNSYANYDPVPFGASAGSFYQLDEDKSETFTQELRVTTPQDARVRGTFGFYFLDIKAWEVYNRKVLSSGVSALQTIANLTTQRVQNRAVFGGIDVDINDRLTVGLEGRYSSDDVEVSNVVNDGTGTIDPCAGSSSCQKTFTSFTPRLTARYRYSDDVNLYANIARGTKPGDFNATLPNDPVSGLPDESFRAVDEETMWSYEIGAKTEWLDRRLIANFAVYFNDVEDQQLTTNIEGPGGVPQSVLANVGKTEVWGAELETNFAITDNWTAGFIYAWTHSEIKERISTDQADLVGNVTGFTTLSNYYNEFGDVSGKQSPRVPENQFALFTRYDIPFSWGSMFVGADYTFEESKYSQEHNLIETGDRNLLGARIGANWQNWQLTAWVKNLTDDDTPLDILRYIDRQASSGGALPSCTASGGTAAQCVSTSTSGRGFGLTLQPGRQVGATLSYKFGGAQ
- a CDS encoding pyridoxamine 5'-phosphate oxidase family protein, producing MKKRQSLLIGIAAAAAVPFALSTTLLQAAEPAKAEQKPAAGVNVGGGERGIDAVIIPGPPITANDFMNKKHRAFPQGMTCAECHDVDFTIDTVASATRQMARSSMQLPQEKIWEKIVEFLPGRERFALTTAINNKPLATTVDMVLDKDEKVLYVVSEIGTEKLLQIRKNPNISAVHFAGWSIAEGGPKLWRSTQINGTAEVIPSSDPRFSVAVDKYNLVRVKKERALRRFDLIRIKPEQIYYFDTTLGEGYAVYQRWLRGRTGVVTD
- a CDS encoding DUF4136 domain-containing protein translates to MRIKSASSLALIVSALLAGGCTSPSSPERASQTAPDANFAAYRTFGWQPPPAAGSEEPMRLLDSNIREAIRTEMTRRGYTEAKDDPDLWIAYETAADERLKSSPFRIGIGVGSFGSNVGGSVNVGSPSVQSYREGRLVIHVVDAAANRELWFGSIAGSMQKGSLEADAVARAVALAMQDLPARTAAP
- a CDS encoding LLM class flavin-dependent oxidoreductase gives rise to the protein MEIDIILEADVTPARVAELAAIAESYGIRGLWTQNYANARDAFMCLMPAATATKKIMLGAVVISPYEMHPLKIANAVATLNEYSNGRGMVVIGGGGEWPGVLNKPYGKRVKGLGEAVAMAKRAVRGDVVVWDGEVYKSRYFRSTWVKGTPPIIYAGATGPKMLDMATRFADGTMFSDMILPMLPKCMGDVREGLARHGRSAADFRVNNFCAFHIKEDREASFREARRELMVRGWLEEAWYEPFLTPEEAKVVHDNKDAFLTAFRTKAGEIKGVAPEIVAKLVEGLSLAGDLSDLDRHVERIKAFAAAGMTENALRLHDEPEKSLHIIGKELLPRLRR
- a CDS encoding SDR family oxidoreductase: MQTIVITGSTRGIGKGLAREFLKLGHRVVVTGRSQAAVDAATTELGSPAEVLGGVCDVRDMASLQAVWDAAVARFARVDVWISNAAVATDRALLADLPAEQIAATIETNLLGTIYGTKVALAGMLRQGSGKIYTFEGFGSNGMMSPGLTVYGSSKYALRYLTRSLAKEYKDSPVLIGALSPGMVPTDLLIYSSKSKDPQEWAKAKRVMNILGDTVETVTPWLAAQALANCKQGACIEWLTPRKAALRFAMAPFRKRDIISPIEARTDLKVR
- a CDS encoding FAD-dependent oxidoreductase; translation: MTLTATRTRRRVLKEIAATAGVITAGSGLGTAALAASRRDADVIVIGAGLAGLNTALMLQDAGMSVLLLEGSNRVGGRVMTLDKVPGRPEAGGTEFGAGYARCLSMIDRLGGFPMQKWLDTVELPFALKVDDTTMSMAAWADSPLNKLVGKERTGGGPLMGPFGLTMMYAPQPSPLNGLDSWLLPEMAALDISYGDYLKSCGASEAALRFIDNDTPTGDVNTLSALWQHRLFRFQDAMGGMDGLKRIATGSSRLPESMARQFKREIAFNAHVTAIRADKNGVEVRTKAGRRYRAGRVVVAVPLPLLREIAIEPALPALQAAAVREIPYDNMVNVFFAVKEPYWKVDGLPGSLWTNQPMGRLFHFKSEQGEYVWMNVRSPRSPWLKMNDADVMRAATKALNEARPSTVGRVEATAVVNWSAYPWTRGHNMYRTPGQIARFGNVVAEAHGRIHFAGDHTAATMMGMEGAMESGERAAVEILQLA